Part of the Streptomyces sp. NBC_01264 genome, GGGCCGGGGGGCCGGCGGGGGCCCGGCCCGTCGCCGTGGGGGGCGCCGCCGCCGGGATCACCGTAGGGCTCATCGGGCGGTCCAGGCGGCGATCCGCTCGCGCACCCAAGCGGCCACCGGGGCCACGCCCTCCTCGCCGCGCAAGGACTGGAAGGCCACGGGCAGTTCGCCGCGCTGCTCGGCGGCGTCGCGGGCCATCCGGCCCAGGTCCGAGCCGACGTGGGGAGCGAGGTCGGTCTTGTTGACGACCAGCAGGTCGGCGGTGGTGACGCCGGGGCCGCCCTTGCGCGGGATGTCGTCGCCGCCGGCCACGTCGATGACGAAGATCTGGGCGTCGACCAGGCCCCGGGAGAAGGTGGCGGTGAGGTTGTCGCCGCCGGATTCGACGAGGATCAGGTCGAGCCGTCCGTTCCCGTGGAAGGCCTCCTCCAGTTCCTCCACGGCCTCCAGGTTGGCGGAGATGTCGTCGCGGATGGCGGTGTGGGGGCACGCGCCGGTCTCCACGGCACTGATCCGCTCGGGCGGCAGGACGGCCTCGCGGAGCAGGAACTCCGCGTCCTCGCGGGTGTAGATGTCGTTGGTGACCACGGCCATGGACAGCTCCGCGCGCAGGGTCCTGCAGAGGGCGGCGACGGTGGCGGTCTTGCCGGAGCCTACGGGCCCGCCGAGGCCGATGCGCAGGGCCCTGCGGGTACCGTCCGCGCGCAGCGGCTCGGCGCTGTGGGTGTGGCGGTGCGGGAAGGTCACGCTGTGGTCGAGGTGCATGGGGGTCTCCTTGTGCTGAAGCAGGGGGGTGCGGGGCCTGCGGGGGCCTCGCGGGGATCAGGAGGCGAAGAGGCGTACCGGCCAGTCGGCATGGGCCTGCGCCGCGATGTCCAGCAGCGGCGAGGAGGCCGCGGGCAGGGTGTGCGTGCCTTCGGCGCCGGCCCGCAGCGCGGCCCGCTCCGCGTGCCGGGACACGGAGTCCAGCTCGGGGGCGAGCCCGGCCAGGACCCGGCTCGCCTCGAAGGGGTCCAGGCCGAGCAGCCGTACGGTGGCGGTGGCCGGCCCGCTCACGCTCTCGTACGCCGCCACGTGCGCGGCGTCCAGCGGCCGGAGTCCCGCCGACCGGGCGGTGACGCCGAGCACCACGGGCTGGTGCGCCCCGCGCGGGAACGCGGCGGCCAGCGCGTCCAGTTCCGCGCCGGGCCAGGTGG contains:
- the ureG gene encoding urease accessory protein UreG — translated: MHLDHSVTFPHRHTHSAEPLRADGTRRALRIGLGGPVGSGKTATVAALCRTLRAELSMAVVTNDIYTREDAEFLLREAVLPPERISAVETGACPHTAIRDDISANLEAVEELEEAFHGNGRLDLILVESGGDNLTATFSRGLVDAQIFVIDVAGGDDIPRKGGPGVTTADLLVVNKTDLAPHVGSDLGRMARDAAEQRGELPVAFQSLRGEEGVAPVAAWVRERIAAWTAR
- a CDS encoding urease accessory protein UreF is translated as MSLATLLVLADGRFPAGGHAHSGGAEAACKAGRIHDADTLAEFCRGRLHTAGLVAAGLAAAAALGIDPAALDEAADARTPSPALRAAGRRLGRQLMRAARATWPGAELDALAAAFPRGAHQPVVLGVTARSAGLRPLDAAHVAAYESVSGPATATVRLLGLDPFEASRVLAGLAPELDSVSRHAERAALRAGAEGTHTLPAASSPLLDIAAQAHADWPVRLFAS